A genomic segment from Juglans regia cultivar Chandler chromosome 14, Walnut 2.0, whole genome shotgun sequence encodes:
- the LOC108994617 gene encoding putative disease resistance protein RGA3 isoform X1: MAEGILFDIAARIIESLGSQALREIGLLWGARDELDKLKDTVSTIKNVLLDAEEQRAVNNNQVIEWLERLKYVVYDAEDLLDGFSTECLLREMMTRDKMAKKVRIFFSKSNPLVYDLKMGREIKAIRQKLDAIANNRKFHLEERPVEKGDRARKRDDTHSYVPEAKVTGREDDKKEIIKRLLSDSDIKENVGILPITGIGGLGKTTLAQFIFNDEEIDKHFQLKMWACVSESFDVQEVVEKILESTTKKKPEIVGLDTLVHNLQNEIGGKKYLLVLDDVWNEDVKKWDDLKVLLEVGASGSRILITTRSKKVAQITQTIAEYSLQCLDERESWCLFKQVAFDNGEEPVNSRKVEVGKEIVEKCSGVPLVIKTIGRLLSLENSEAGWVSFGKDKMPEIKENDILPTLKLSYDQLPSHLKQCFAYCSIFPKDYVMEKSKLINLWIAQGFIKLSNQIECLEDVGDKYFMHLLWRSFFQEAKMDDLGNVIKSKMHDLMHDLAMSMAGSLITTIDSQVKTIGDQKTRHVSVVDNIEFSFVIPTSSSKASRIRTLLSVGEFSYLRESSTSCEAIFSNLKFLRVLDLNGRHLDVVPSSICKLKHLRDLDLSWNDKIEKLPDSITRLQNLYTLRLSNCEKLKELPRGITKLVNLRHLYNDGCRSLTYMPRGLGELKNLQTLSEFVVHSDSASKYSCQLSELNKLNSLRGKLEIRGLRSREEDVALDYKGANLKEKKHLQVLALSWSGENVNTDDEMALEGFEPHPNLKKLRICFYGGVRVPMWLLSLTNLVDLELCFCRKLKYLPPLSGLPFLKSIELRGLEEIEYVSDCSDNNELSLSSFSSSEFFPSLEIIWLSSCWNLKGWWRRRSDSYNVDVNTTDHQNALLFPRLSELKIWCCPMLTSLPMFPHLKEELLLWNARWKAVQQTISTNASSSASSTPIAFSSPPLSKLKNIYLREIEDLETLPLPYLTALHDLKLINCPVLDLGNDEHGMQWKELKSLISLKFKNIPKLVSLPLGLQHVTTLRELQISYCSSLMTIPEWICNWASLTHLLIRLCPKLKSLSQGVQYLTALQNLTLSECPMLDLGNDEHGMQWKGLNSLIWLKFVSIPKLVSLPLGLQHVTTLRELQISNCSSLMTIPEWICNWASLEQFTISTCPGLTSLPEAMSRLTSLKMLTIHDCPILFQRCEQDTGEDWPKIAHIPERHLY, translated from the coding sequence ATGGCTGAAGGCATTCTTTTCGACATTGCTGCACGAATCATTGAGAGCTTGGGATCCCAGGCTCTCAGAGAGATCGGACTGCTTTGGGGTGCCAGAGATGAACTTGACAAGCTCAAGGATACTGTTTCGACAATAAAAAATGTGCTTCTTGATGCTGAGGAGCAACGGGCAGTGAACAACAATCAAGTTATTGAATGGCTTGAAAGGCTTAAGTATGTCGTTTATGATGCAGAGGACTTGCTGGACGGTTTCTCCACTGAATGTCTGTTGCGAGAGATGATGACTCGGGATAAGATGGCAAAAAAGGTACGaatctttttctccaaatcaAACCCGCTTGTTTATGATCTGAAAATGGGCCGTGAGATTAAAGCGATTAGACAGAAGTTGGATGCCATCGCAAATAATAGGAAATTCCACTTGGAGGAACGCCCTGTGGAGAAGGGAGACAGGGCTAGGAAGAGGGATGATACTCATTCCTATGTACCTGAGGCAAAAGTTACTGGTAGAGAAGACGACAAGAAGGAGATCATAAAAAGACTTCTTTCTGATTCCGACATTAAAGAGAATGTAGGAATCCTTCCGATTACTGGCATCGGAGGATTAGGAAAGACCACACTAGCTCAATTCATCTTTAATGACGAGGAAATAGATAAACATTTTCAACTAAAAATGTGGGCTTGTGTCTCTGAGAGTTTTGATGTTCAAGAAGTTGTTGAAAAAATCCTAGAATcgacaacaaaaaagaaaccaGAGATTGTGGGATTGGATACATTGGTGCATAATCTTCAAAATGAAATTGGTGGAAAGAAATACTTACTTGTGTTGGATGATGTTTGGAATGAGGACGTTAAAAAATGGGATGATTTGAAAGTACTGTTGGAGGTTGGTGCAAGTGGCAGTAGAATATTAATAACTACACGAAGTAAAAAAGTTGCACAAATTACCCAAACAATTGCAGAATATTCCTTACAGTGTTTAGACGAACGGGAGTCATGGTGTTTATTCAAGCAAGTGGCATTTGATAACGGAGAAGAGCCAGTGAATTCTAGAAAAGTGGAAGTTGGAAAGGAGATTGTAGAAAAGTGTTCGGGTGTCCCTCTTGTCATCAAAACAATTGGAAGGTTACTGTCCTTGGAAAATTCTGAAGCAGGGTGGGTTTCTTTCGGAAAAGACAAAATGccagaaataaaagaaaatgacatcTTACCCACTCTTAAGCTGAGTTATGATCAACTTCCATCACATTTGAAACAATGTTTTGCTTATTGTAGTATATTTCCAAAGGATTACGTGAtggaaaaatcaaaattgataAATCTCTGGATAGCACAGGGGTTTATCAAGCTATCCAATCAAATTGAATGTCTTGAAGATGTTGGTGATAAGTATTTCATGCATTTACTTTGGAGATCGTTCTTTCAAGAAGCTAAAATGGATGATTTGGGAAACGTGATTAAGAGTAAAATGCATGACCTTATGCATGATCTTGCAATGTCAATGGCAGGATCATTGATCACCACAATAGATTCTCAGGTGAAAACCATTGGTGATCAGAAAACTCGGCACGTATCAGTTGTCGAcaatatagaattttcctttgtAATTCCAACTTCCTCGTCTAAAGCCAGTAGGATTCGAACACTTCTTTCGGTTGGTGAATTCAGTTATTTGCGAGAGTCAAGTACTTCATGTGAAgcaatcttttcaaatttgaagttcTTGCGAGTGCTGGATTTAAATGGAAGACATCTTGATGTAGTACCGAGTTCCATATGTAAGTTGAAGCATTTAAGAGATCTTGATCTTTCTTGGAATGATAAAATCGAGAAGCTGCCCGATTCCATAACTAGGTTGCAAAATTTGTATACACTAAGACTCTCTAATTGCGAAAAACTGAAAGAATTGCCTAGAGGAATTACGAAATTAGTCAACCTCAGGCATCTTTACAATGATGGATGTAGGAGTTTGACTTATATGCCGCGTGGATTGGGGGAATTGAAAAATCTCCAAACATTATCTGAGTTTGTTGTCCATTCAGATTCAGCCTCAAAGTATAGTTGTCAGTTAAGCGAGCTAAATAAACTAAATAGCTTAAGAGGAAAATTAGAGATTAGGGGTTTGAGAAGTCGGGAGGAAGACGTGGCATTAGACTATAAGGGTGCAAATCTAAAGGAGAAAAAACATCTTCAGGTTTTGGCTTTAAGTTGGAGCGGAGAAAATGTTAATACAGATGATGAAATGGCATTGGAAGGCTTTGAACCTCACCCAAATCTTAAAAAGCTGAGAATATGTTTTTATGGGGGTGTGAGGGTTCCGATGTGGCTTTTGTCACTCACAAATCTTGTTGATTTGGAATTATGCTTTTGTAGGAAATTGAAATATTTGCCACCATTGAGTGGACTACCCTTTCTTAAGAGTATTGAACTGAGAGGACTTGAAGAAATAGAGTACGTATCAGATTGTAGTGACAACAATGAGttatctttatcttctttttcttcatcagaATTCTTTCCATCTCTTGAGATTATTTGGCTCTCTTCGTGTTGGAATCTGAAGggttggtggaggaggaggagtgaTTCTTATAATGTGGATGTCAATACTACTGATCATCAAAATGCTTTACTATTCCCTCGTCTTTCAGAATTAAAAATATGGTGTTGCCCTATGTTGACTTCATTGCCAATGTTTCCACATCTGAAAGAAGAGTTACTCCTATGGAATGCCAGGTGGAAGGCAGTGCAACAAACAATAAGTACGAATGCCTCCTCCTCCGCTTCCTCTACACCCATTGCCTTTTCATCTCCTCCTCTCTCCAAATTGAAGAATATATACTTGAGAGAAATTGAGGATCTAGAAACACTGCCATTGCCTTATCTCACTGCACTTCACGACCTGAAGCTTATTAATTGTCCCGTGCTTGATCTAGGCAACGATGAGCACGGTATGCAATGGAAAGAGCTTAAAAGCCTCATCTCtttgaagtttaaaaatattccgAAACTGGTGTCTCTCCCATTGGGGCTTCAACATGTTACCACTCTACGAGAGCTCCAAATCTCATATTGTTCAAGCTTGATGACTATACCAGAGTGGATCTGCAATTGGGCATCACTTACGCATTTGTTGATAAGGCTCTGCCCTAAATTAAAGTCTCTCTCCCAAGGTGTACAATATCTCACTGCACTTCAAAACCTGACGCTTAGTGAGTGTCCTATGCTTGATCTAGGCAACGATGAGCACGGTATGCAATGGAAAGGGCTTAATAGCCTCATCTGGTTGAAGTTTGTCAGTATTCCGAAATTGGTGTCTCTCCCATTGGGGCTTCAACATGTTACCACTCTACGAGAGCTCCAAATCTCAAATTGTTCAAGCTTGATGACTATACCAGAGTGGATCTGCAATTGGGCATCACTTGAGCAGTTCACAATTTCTACATGCCCTGGTTTAACGTCACTGCCTGAAGCAATGAGTAGGCTAACCTCTTTGAAAATGTTGACAATTCATGATTGCCCCATCTTATTCCAAAGATGCGAACAAGACACAGGTGAGGATTGGCCCAAGATTGCTCACATCCCAGAGCGGCACTTATACTGA